The Burkholderia cepacia ATCC 25416 genome includes a window with the following:
- a CDS encoding helix-turn-helix domain-containing protein — protein MTMRPFPRAARGDAPVPASGSPLDERTNAAIEVPIDGSVSQRIEFWRETILRLFADVQIAAVQKADFFGRVRQRKCEKMRISEIHASEQAVIRRYRQARSEYEDKYFGVLMLEGSQSVEQDGKIVTLHPGDFAIYDATRPHHLQFGQSWREIVVSIPRATLNQLVVGMEHRTACPTQTGDGVGSVMRAFLEQMSSQIRSVTEDEMRQLSDTAITLIAMTLGGMQRNDLAQSRMKALTLTRVKRHVLEHLHDPELNPMMIERSIGISSRYINKLFEAEETSLMRHVWNLRLERCAQDLANPQCASLRVSDVALRWGFNDMSHFSRVFRERFAMSPRAWREQGGKPRA, from the coding sequence ATGACGATGCGTCCTTTCCCGCGCGCCGCACGCGGCGACGCGCCCGTTCCGGCGTCCGGCAGCCCGCTGGACGAACGGACGAACGCGGCCATCGAGGTGCCGATCGACGGCTCGGTCAGCCAGCGTATCGAATTCTGGCGCGAGACGATTCTGCGCCTGTTCGCGGACGTGCAGATCGCGGCCGTGCAGAAAGCCGATTTCTTCGGCCGGGTGCGGCAGCGCAAGTGCGAAAAGATGCGAATCTCGGAAATCCACGCGAGCGAGCAGGCCGTGATACGGCGTTATCGCCAGGCGCGCAGCGAGTACGAGGACAAGTATTTCGGGGTCTTGATGCTCGAGGGCAGCCAGTCGGTCGAACAGGACGGCAAGATCGTCACGCTGCATCCCGGGGATTTCGCGATCTACGATGCGACACGGCCTCACCACCTGCAGTTCGGCCAGTCGTGGCGCGAGATCGTCGTCAGCATTCCCCGTGCGACGCTGAACCAGCTCGTCGTCGGGATGGAGCACCGCACGGCGTGCCCGACGCAAACCGGGGACGGCGTCGGCAGCGTCATGCGTGCGTTTCTCGAGCAGATGTCGTCGCAGATCCGCAGTGTGACCGAGGACGAGATGCGGCAGTTGTCGGATACCGCGATCACGCTGATCGCGATGACGCTCGGGGGCATGCAACGCAACGACCTCGCGCAATCGAGGATGAAGGCGTTGACACTGACGCGTGTGAAACGGCATGTGCTCGAGCACCTGCACGATCCGGAGCTGAACCCGATGATGATCGAGCGCTCGATCGGGATTTCGTCGCGGTACATCAACAAGCTCTTCGAGGCCGAGGAGACGTCGCTGATGCGTCACGTGTGGAACCTGCGGCTCGAACGGTGCGCGCAGGATCTCGCGAATCCGCAATGCGCGTCGCTGCGCGTATCGGACGTCGCATTGCGCTGGGGATTCAACGACATGTCGCATTTCAGTCGTGTGTTTCGCGAGCGGTTTGCGATGTCGCCGCGGGCGTGGCGCGAGCAGGGCGGCAAGCCGCGCGCGTAA